A window of the Rhizobium brockwellii genome harbors these coding sequences:
- a CDS encoding sugar ABC transporter substrate-binding protein produces the protein MKIARTMLASAALLGLMLGPVHAAELKKLGLAVANLQANFFNQIKQSVEAEAKKRGIEVITVDAKGDGPTQVNQIQDLLTQKIDALIYIPAGAAAATVPVKLAKSAGIPVVNVDRNAEGAPGDTFLATDSVASAKAVCDYILKEAGGKGKMVIIHGQKGTTPEVDRSKGCAESLKAYPDVKVVAEQFSNIWSQDEGFQIMQNMLQANPDVSIVFAQADGLALGAAQAIKVANPSQKIVVGGFDGDTAALEALSKGVFNVTATQQTQKMGRDAVENAAKLVAGEKVPPVQLLDATLTTKENVAGFIANHP, from the coding sequence ATGAAAATAGCGCGCACCATGCTCGCATCTGCTGCCCTGCTCGGCCTCATGCTCGGCCCCGTACACGCGGCGGAACTGAAGAAGCTCGGCCTGGCCGTTGCCAACCTTCAGGCAAACTTCTTCAACCAGATCAAGCAATCGGTCGAGGCCGAAGCCAAGAAGCGCGGCATCGAAGTCATCACGGTCGACGCAAAGGGCGACGGGCCGACGCAGGTCAACCAGATCCAGGACCTCCTGACCCAGAAGATCGACGCGCTGATCTACATTCCGGCCGGTGCGGCGGCTGCGACCGTTCCGGTCAAGCTCGCGAAGAGCGCTGGTATTCCGGTCGTGAACGTTGACCGCAACGCCGAGGGAGCACCCGGCGATACCTTCCTTGCAACGGATTCCGTCGCGTCTGCCAAGGCCGTGTGCGACTACATTCTGAAGGAAGCCGGCGGCAAGGGGAAGATGGTCATCATCCACGGCCAGAAGGGCACGACGCCGGAAGTCGATCGCTCGAAGGGCTGCGCTGAATCTCTCAAGGCATATCCGGATGTCAAGGTTGTCGCCGAGCAGTTCTCGAACATCTGGAGCCAGGACGAAGGCTTCCAGATCATGCAGAATATGCTGCAGGCAAATCCGGACGTTTCGATCGTGTTCGCCCAAGCCGACGGCCTCGCCCTCGGCGCCGCGCAGGCGATCAAGGTCGCCAATCCTTCCCAGAAGATCGTGGTTGGCGGCTTCGATGGTGACACCGCAGCTCTCGAAGCGCTCAGCAAGGGCGTCTTCAACGTAACGGCGACCCAGCAGACGCAGAAGATGGGCCGCGACGCGGTTGAAAACGCCGCCAAGCTTGTCGCCGGAGAAAAGGTGCCACCGGTCCAGCTCCTGGATGCCACGCTGACAACCAAGGAAAACGTCGCAGGCTTCATCGCCAACCATCCGTAA
- a CDS encoding sugar ABC transporter ATP-binding protein, producing the protein MTDPVLSLRGISKWYGPLQVLKNVSLDVYPGEVVALLGENGAGKSTLSGIIAGSRTPSEGSMTWLGQPYAPATPREAIDKGVVLIHQELQLLPQLSIAENVFIGRWPMKNGAVDRAQMVRRAQDQLARLNLHIPATRKVAGLSTANQQLIEIAKALALNANLLILDEPTAALGGAETEALFEQVRKLRSQGVGIVYISHRMEEIKRITDRIVVLRDGERVQEFSDSATPVRTIVESMVGRQLDRLFPALPVPTDHPVLQVSGLCSPDNSFRDVTFDVRAGEILGIAGLVGAGRTELVRAISGADPISAGSIKLEGEELRLRDPADAISKGIVMVPEDRKEQGLVVGHRIGENIIYANLDKLGGRWITPSVKRSFAEKAVAKFGVKGRAEQYASDLSGGNQQKVVIAKWLMRDPKVVVLDEPTRGIDVGARAGIYDIIVNLAKRGVAVIVVSSDLEEVLGVSNRILVLAQGKQAGILNRDQANDVSVMELATI; encoded by the coding sequence GTGACTGATCCAGTTCTTTCCCTGAGGGGCATATCCAAATGGTATGGGCCGCTCCAGGTTCTGAAGAATGTCAGCTTGGACGTTTATCCCGGCGAAGTGGTTGCACTTCTCGGTGAAAACGGCGCAGGCAAGTCAACGCTATCGGGCATTATCGCCGGGTCACGCACGCCGTCCGAAGGATCAATGACATGGCTGGGGCAGCCTTATGCCCCGGCCACCCCAAGGGAAGCGATCGACAAGGGCGTTGTCCTGATCCATCAGGAGCTGCAGCTTCTGCCGCAGCTGTCGATCGCGGAAAACGTCTTCATCGGACGTTGGCCGATGAAGAACGGCGCCGTCGACCGCGCCCAGATGGTTCGCCGGGCCCAGGACCAGCTCGCTCGCTTGAACCTTCACATACCCGCAACGCGGAAGGTCGCGGGCCTTTCCACGGCAAATCAGCAACTTATCGAGATCGCCAAGGCGCTGGCTCTCAACGCAAACCTCCTGATCCTCGATGAGCCGACAGCCGCCCTTGGCGGCGCGGAAACGGAAGCTCTCTTCGAACAGGTTCGGAAGCTTCGCTCACAAGGCGTCGGCATCGTCTACATTTCCCACCGCATGGAAGAGATCAAGCGAATAACCGACCGGATCGTCGTTCTTCGCGATGGCGAGCGCGTGCAGGAATTCTCCGACAGCGCGACACCGGTGCGAACGATCGTCGAGAGCATGGTCGGACGCCAGCTTGACCGCTTGTTCCCTGCCCTGCCGGTTCCGACTGACCATCCAGTACTCCAGGTGTCGGGGCTGTGCTCGCCGGACAACTCGTTCCGTGACGTTACCTTCGATGTGCGCGCCGGGGAAATTCTCGGAATCGCCGGACTGGTCGGCGCCGGCCGCACCGAACTTGTCCGCGCCATTTCGGGCGCGGACCCAATCAGTGCAGGTTCGATCAAGCTGGAAGGCGAAGAACTCAGGCTGCGCGATCCGGCGGATGCGATCTCCAAGGGCATCGTGATGGTCCCGGAAGACCGCAAGGAGCAAGGCCTGGTTGTCGGGCACCGGATCGGCGAGAACATCATCTACGCCAATCTCGACAAGCTGGGCGGGCGTTGGATTACGCCGAGCGTCAAGCGCTCGTTTGCGGAGAAGGCAGTGGCCAAGTTCGGCGTGAAAGGCCGTGCGGAGCAATATGCCTCCGACCTGTCGGGCGGCAACCAGCAGAAGGTTGTCATCGCGAAATGGCTGATGCGCGATCCCAAGGTCGTCGTACTCGACGAACCGACGAGAGGGATCGACGTCGGCGCCAGAGCGGGCATCTACGACATCATCGTCAATCTTGCCAAACGGGGCGTGGCGGTCATCGTCGTAAGCTCGGACCTGGAGGAAGTTCTCGGAGTCTCCAATCGCATTCTCGTGCTTGCACAAGGCAAACAGGCAGGCATTCTCAATCGTGACCAGGCAAATGACGTTTCGGTCATGGAGCTAGCCACCATCTAA
- a CDS encoding SDR family oxidoreductase yields MSDITLNAPKLFDLGGQVAIVTGAGSGIGQRIAIGLAQCGADVALLDRRTDDGLAKTAEHIRAAGRRSIQIAADVTSKSSLGEAIARTEADLGPLTLAVNAAGIANANAAEEMEEDQYQTLMDINLKGVFLSCQAEARAMLKNGRGSIVNIASMSGVIVNRGLSQAHYNASKAGVIHMSKSMAMEWVDRGIRVNTISPGYTATPMNTRPEMVHQTKLFEEQTPMQRMAAVDEMVGPAVFLLSNAASFVTGVDLLVDGGFCCW; encoded by the coding sequence GTGTCCGACATCACTCTGAACGCCCCGAAGCTTTTCGATCTCGGCGGCCAGGTTGCCATCGTTACCGGAGCTGGAAGCGGCATTGGGCAGCGCATTGCCATTGGCCTTGCGCAATGCGGCGCCGACGTGGCGCTGCTCGACCGCCGAACGGACGACGGATTGGCCAAGACGGCTGAACATATTCGCGCCGCCGGCCGCCGCTCGATCCAGATCGCGGCGGATGTCACGAGCAAATCTTCCCTTGGAGAGGCAATAGCACGGACCGAGGCCGATCTCGGCCCATTGACACTTGCAGTCAACGCGGCGGGCATCGCTAACGCGAACGCCGCGGAAGAGATGGAGGAGGACCAATATCAGACGTTGATGGATATCAACCTGAAGGGTGTCTTTCTTTCCTGCCAGGCCGAGGCTCGCGCCATGCTGAAGAATGGACGCGGCTCCATCGTCAATATCGCTTCCATGTCCGGCGTGATCGTAAACCGCGGGCTGAGCCAAGCGCACTATAACGCCTCCAAGGCAGGCGTCATCCATATGTCGAAGTCCATGGCGATGGAATGGGTCGACCGCGGCATTCGCGTCAACACCATCTCCCCCGGATACACGGCAACGCCTATGAACACCCGTCCCGAGATGGTTCATCAGACCAAGCTCTTCGAAGAGCAGACGCCAATGCAGCGAATGGCAGCGGTGGATGAGATGGTCGGTCCGGCGGTGTTCCTGCTGTCGAATGCGGCAAGTTTCGTGACCGGCGTCGATCTGCTCGTCGACGGCGGTTTCTGCTGCTGGTGA
- a CDS encoding glucose 1-dehydrogenase, producing MKRVEQKTVVITGGSRGIGAAIAKRFAKEGANLVVSANEDLVHGVAEQIRAEGGKAISFIGDVTDKASVTALYDAAEKEFGSVDVSIQNAGVITIARVEDLTENEWDKVMAVNTKGVFLCAQEAISRMRKHKRGGRIINTASGQARDGFIYTPHYAASKMGVVGITQSLAKEVATEKITVNAFCPGIIETDMWAYNDQAWGKLLGNYAPGELMKEWVEGIPMKRAGSGEDVAGLVTFLASDDAAYITGQTINVDGGLIMS from the coding sequence ATGAAACGCGTTGAGCAGAAGACTGTCGTTATTACCGGGGGTAGCCGCGGCATCGGAGCGGCAATCGCCAAACGCTTTGCGAAAGAAGGCGCCAATCTCGTCGTCTCGGCCAATGAGGACCTGGTCCACGGCGTCGCCGAACAGATCCGGGCCGAAGGCGGTAAGGCGATCTCCTTCATCGGCGATGTCACCGACAAGGCAAGCGTCACCGCCCTCTACGATGCCGCCGAGAAGGAATTCGGCTCGGTCGACGTTTCGATCCAGAATGCCGGCGTCATCACAATCGCCCGCGTCGAGGACCTGACCGAAAACGAGTGGGACAAGGTCATGGCCGTCAACACCAAGGGCGTCTTCCTCTGCGCCCAGGAGGCGATATCGAGAATGCGCAAGCACAAGCGCGGCGGCCGCATCATCAACACCGCTTCCGGCCAGGCGCGCGACGGCTTCATCTACACCCCGCATTATGCCGCCTCGAAAATGGGCGTCGTCGGCATCACCCAGAGCCTGGCCAAGGAAGTCGCGACAGAGAAGATCACCGTCAACGCCTTCTGCCCCGGCATCATCGAGACCGACATGTGGGCCTATAACGACCAGGCCTGGGGCAAGCTGCTCGGCAACTACGCCCCTGGCGAGCTGATGAAGGAATGGGTCGAGGGCATCCCGATGAAACGGGCCGGCTCCGGCGAAGACGTCGCCGGCCTGGTCACCTTCCTCGCCAGCGATGACGCCGCCTATATCACCGGCCAGACGATCAATGTCGACGGCGGCCTGATCATGTCCTGA
- the ribB gene encoding 3,4-dihydroxy-2-butanone-4-phosphate synthase produces MTIATIEDAISAVASGKMVVVVDDQNRENEGDIVVAADAVTPETIAFMMTHARGLVCIAMQCERLDALDIPLMVPNNTESHKTAFTVSVDYLKGTTTGISAADRAATVSALVDDRAKPADFARPGHIFPLRANPRGVLGRPGHTEAAVDLARLAGRIPAGVICEVANDDGTMSRLPELTLFAERHNLPLVTIEDLVAYLDRQAAKDIREVA; encoded by the coding sequence ATGACTATCGCAACAATCGAAGATGCCATATCAGCCGTTGCCAGCGGCAAGATGGTCGTCGTCGTCGACGACCAGAACCGGGAAAACGAAGGTGATATCGTGGTCGCGGCCGATGCCGTCACCCCGGAAACAATCGCCTTCATGATGACCCACGCCCGTGGACTCGTCTGCATCGCCATGCAATGCGAGCGCCTCGATGCACTCGATATTCCGCTGATGGTGCCCAACAACACGGAATCGCACAAAACTGCCTTCACGGTCTCGGTCGATTATCTCAAAGGCACGACGACGGGCATCTCGGCAGCCGATCGCGCCGCCACCGTCAGCGCCCTAGTCGACGATCGCGCAAAGCCCGCCGATTTCGCCCGCCCCGGCCACATCTTTCCGCTGCGCGCCAACCCCCGCGGCGTGCTCGGCCGCCCCGGCCACACCGAAGCCGCCGTCGATCTCGCCCGCCTCGCCGGAAGGATCCCAGCTGGCGTCATCTGCGAAGTCGCCAACGACGACGGAACCATGTCCCGTCTGCCCGAACTCACCCTCTTCGCCGAACGCCACAACCTCCCCCTCGTCACTATCGAGGACCTGGTCGCCTATCTCGACCGCCAAGCGGCAAAAGACATACGCGAAGTCGCCTGA
- a CDS encoding SDR family oxidoreductase, whose product MTLLNDKIAIITGASSGIGRAAAKLFARQGAKLVVTGRRQDALDAVVAEIEAESGQAVAISGDVRDEALQARLVETAVSRFGRLDIAFNNAGILGEMGPVAGLSVEGWRETIETNLTAAFLGAKHQSAAMGKGGGSLIFTSTFVGHTVGMPGMAAYAASKAGLIGFVQVLAAELGAQKIRVNALLPGGTDTPASITNAPDATPEVLAFVEGLHALKRMAQPEEIANAALFLASDMSSFVTGTAMLADGGVSISRT is encoded by the coding sequence ATGACACTTCTCAACGACAAGATCGCAATCATCACCGGCGCAAGCTCCGGCATCGGCCGCGCGGCGGCGAAACTCTTTGCGCGGCAAGGCGCCAAGCTCGTGGTCACCGGCCGGCGGCAGGACGCGCTCGATGCCGTTGTTGCGGAAATCGAGGCGGAGAGTGGTCAGGCCGTCGCCATATCAGGCGATGTCAGGGACGAGGCGCTGCAGGCAAGGCTCGTCGAAACGGCAGTCTCGCGTTTCGGCCGGCTCGACATCGCCTTCAACAATGCGGGCATCCTCGGTGAGATGGGGCCGGTCGCCGGGCTGTCGGTGGAGGGCTGGCGCGAGACGATCGAGACCAATCTCACCGCCGCCTTCCTCGGCGCCAAGCACCAGTCGGCGGCGATGGGAAAAGGCGGCGGGTCGCTGATCTTCACCTCGACTTTCGTCGGCCACACCGTCGGCATGCCTGGCATGGCCGCCTATGCGGCGAGCAAGGCGGGGCTGATCGGCTTCGTGCAGGTGCTCGCCGCCGAACTCGGAGCACAGAAGATCCGCGTCAACGCACTGCTTCCCGGCGGCACCGACACGCCCGCCAGCATCACCAACGCACCTGATGCCACGCCGGAAGTGCTCGCCTTCGTGGAGGGATTGCATGCGCTGAAACGCATGGCGCAACCCGAAGAGATCGCCAATGCGGCGCTTTTCCTCGCCTCCGACATGTCGAGCTTCGTGACCGGCACGGCGATGCTGGCAGATGGTGGGGTTTCGATCAGCCGGACATAG